The Patescibacteria group bacterium region CTGTATCTAGTCCAGGTAAAATTATTTTGTTTGGGGAGCACGCTGTTGTATATGATAAACTTGGCATTGCTTGCAGTATTGACAAAAGATGTAAGATAAAAGCTTTTCCTTGTCCGGGAAAAGCTGTTTTTATTAAGTCAAGAAATTTAAATTTAACTAAATCCTTGGAGGAAAAAGAGCTGCTTGCTTTATATGAAAATATCAACAGCCTCATAAAAGAAAAAAGCTTTGATAAAATAAAGGAAATCTATAAAAACAATGAGCTTATTCCAAGCTTTTTTGTTCTTGCCAACATTTTTAAAAAACACGGTTTTAAACCACTAGATATTGAAATTGATTCTGAAGTGCCTAAAAACTTGGGTTCAAGCTCAGCTGTTTTTTCAGCCATTAGCTTGGGAGCGTTAAAGTGCTTAACAGAGAATTTCTCTAAAAAAGATGTTTCTGATTTTGCTTATTGTGGCGACGTTATAGCCCATGGCGGCACTCCTTCTGGCATTGACAACAATGCTGTTGCTTTTGGTGGTTACGTAAAATATAGAAAATCAGAAGGCATCAATCCTTTGGCAATTGATTTTAAGATTCCTTTATTGATTGTAGACAGTGGCGAAAAATCAAAAACATCAAGAACGGTTTCTTATGTAAGAGAACAAGCAGAGGAAAATCCTGAATTTGTTGGTTCTGTTTTAGATTCTCTGGACAACATTTCTAAAAAAGCTTTAAAGGTTCTGGACTTGCAGGATTTAAATGCTTTCGGTGGGTTAATGACAGAATATTATGAAGAATTAAAGAAACTAAACATTTCAACTCCAAAGCTGGATAAAATAGTTGAGATTGCCTTAAAGCACAATGCTTTGGGAGTTAAGCCAACCGGAGCCTGGGGCGGAGGTTGCTGTTTAGCCTTAATGAGAAACCAAGAAGACATATTTAAGTTAAAAGAGATTTTTGCACAAAATGGCTTCAAGTCTTTTCAGGCAAAAATTGGAGTAAAAGGAGTTAAAACTATATGAAAGCAACTGCAATTGCTAATGTCAACATTGCTCTAGTTAAATATTGGGGAAAACGAGACAAAAAACTGTTTTTGCCAAACAACAGTTCTATGTCTTTAACTTTAGACAGTCTTAACACAACTACTACAGTTGAATTCGGCAACTATGAAAATGACACTTTCATTTTAGACGGAAAAGAAATTCAGGGAAAAGAACTGGAAAAAGTGACAAGACATGTGGAATTAATTAGAAAAGTGTCTGGAATTCAAAAAAAAGCAAAGATTGTCAGCAAAAATAACTTTCCTACGGCAGCAGGACTGGCTAGCTCAGCGTCAGGCTTTGCTGCACTGACTTTGGCTGCAACAAAAGCAGCTGGATTGGATTTGAATCCAAAAGAATTATCAATCATTTCCCGTCAGGGTAGTGGTTCGTCAACAAGAAGTTGTGTGGGTGGATTTGTTGAGTGGTTAAAAGGGAATAAAGATGATGGAACTGATAGTTATGCAAAACAGGTTGCTTCACCGGAGTATTGGTCAGAGTTCCGGATGATTATAACAATTGTTTCAACAGAAGTTAAAAAAGTATCCAGTCGTGCAGGCATGGCTCAAACAGTTGAAACTTCACTAATGTATCCTGTTTGGCTTGATACGGTTGAAAAGGATTTAGAAAGTATGAGAAAAGGGATTCTGAATAAAGATTTTACGCTTGTTGGAACTACTGCTGAATCTAGTTGTTTAAAAATGCATGCAACAATGACTACAACTCAACCTTCAATAATTTACTGGATGCCAGCAACCTTAGAGATAATTCATGCAGTTAAGTCTTGGAGAGAAAATGGGTTTGAAACCTATTTTACAATTGACGCAGGGCCGCAGGTTAAAATTATTGCTTTGGAAAATCAGGTTTCAGAGATTAAAAAGAAACTACAGGACCTTAGTGGCGTAAAGGACGTTATTGTCTGCAAGCCTGGTCAGGGCTCAGAATTAATTGAAAACCATTTATTTTAAATGATTAAAGCTTCTGCTCCTGGAAAATTAATATTATTTGGTGAACACGCTGTTGTTTATGATAGGCCATGTATTGTGGCTTCTGTTGAGCATAGAATTAGTGTTTCTTTGAAAAAAAGAAATGACAATAACATTTTCTTAACTGCGCCTGATTTAAATTTTAAAAATCAGGACATTTCCTCTTTGGAAAAATCTCACTTTAAAAAATCGAGTTTTATTCTAGCTGCTATAAGGAACTTTTTTAAAAAATATGATGTAAAATTTGGTTTAGATATTAAAACTCAAAGCGAATTTTCAGATAAGATCGGCTTAGGAAGTTCTTCTGCTGTTGTTGTTTCAGCTATTAAGGGTTTGTCAGAGTTATTTAAGATAAAGATGAATGAAAAAGATATTTTTGATCTTTCCTATCAAACAGTTTTAGATGTTCAGGGTTTGGGTTCTGGTTTTGACGTGGCAGCTGCAGTTTATGGAGGGATATTATTCTTTGTTACAGGTGGAAAGATTATAAAACCAATCGAAATTACAGACATGCCATTGGTTGTTGGTTATACTGGCGTTAAGGCAGATACGCCTACCTTGGTTAAAATGGTAGGTGAAAAATTATTAAAAGAACCTGAAAGGATCAATGGGATTTTTAATGAGATTGAAAATATAGTTAATTTGGCAAAGGTTGAAATAGAAAATAAAGATTGGAAGAAAGTAGGACATCTTATGAATTTAAATCAGGATTTATTAAGAAAGCTTGGGGTAAGTTCTAAAAAACTTGAAAGTTTAATAAAAGTAGCGCTTGATTCTGGAGCTTATGGCGCTAAATTGTCAGGAGCTGGTGGAGGAGATTGCATGATTGTCCTATCTGATAGAGAGAATTTGAATAGTATAAAAAAAGCGATAGAAAAAGCTGGAGGAGTTATTATTGAGACAAAGATTCCAGCTGAGGGGGTTAGGACGCTATCTTGACGGGTTGATTTAGTAGAAATAAAATGAATAAACTATCTAAAGGTCAAGAATGACCGAATAATAAACAATTAGATAAGAAATATGAAAAAATTATCTTTTTTATTATTAATTTCAATGATGTTAGTATTGGCAATACCGGTATTTGTAGGTGCTGATGTTCTTTGCGAAGAGCCAGATCAGACCTATGCGCCGCTAGAGCACGCTGAGGAGGGCAAATATGCTTTAACAAGCGGTCTCTTTGTTAATGGTGAAGAAGTTATCAATGGCTCTACAGATAAGGTATGTGTTTGGCCAGCAGGCAGTGTGAATAGCGTTAAGGTAAACTAAACTTCTGAATTGTACGTTTTCTAAAAGCCGTCCTAAAGACGGCTTTTAGTTTGAAAGTTTGACAAAACTGTTCAATGAAATAAAATAGAATTATAAAATAAACTAATTTCAAAGGTCGAAGAATTTAAAAGTTAATTAAATGTAAAAATATGAAAAGAACAAAA contains the following coding sequences:
- the mvaD gene encoding diphosphomevalonate decarboxylase — encoded protein: MKATAIANVNIALVKYWGKRDKKLFLPNNSSMSLTLDSLNTTTTVEFGNYENDTFILDGKEIQGKELEKVTRHVELIRKVSGIQKKAKIVSKNNFPTAAGLASSASGFAALTLAATKAAGLDLNPKELSIISRQGSGSSTRSCVGGFVEWLKGNKDDGTDSYAKQVASPEYWSEFRMIITIVSTEVKKVSSRAGMAQTVETSLMYPVWLDTVEKDLESMRKGILNKDFTLVGTTAESSCLKMHATMTTTQPSIIYWMPATLEIIHAVKSWRENGFETYFTIDAGPQVKIIALENQVSEIKKKLQDLSGVKDVIVCKPGQGSELIENHLF
- the mvk gene encoding mevalonate kinase, which encodes MIKASAPGKLILFGEHAVVYDRPCIVASVEHRISVSLKKRNDNNIFLTAPDLNFKNQDISSLEKSHFKKSSFILAAIRNFFKKYDVKFGLDIKTQSEFSDKIGLGSSSAVVVSAIKGLSELFKIKMNEKDIFDLSYQTVLDVQGLGSGFDVAAAVYGGILFFVTGGKIIKPIEITDMPLVVGYTGVKADTPTLVKMVGEKLLKEPERINGIFNEIENIVNLAKVEIENKDWKKVGHLMNLNQDLLRKLGVSSKKLESLIKVALDSGAYGAKLSGAGGGDCMIVLSDRENLNSIKKAIEKAGGVIIETKIPAEGVRTLS
- the mvk gene encoding mevalonate kinase — translated: MNMITVSSPGKIILFGEHAVVYDKLGIACSIDKRCKIKAFPCPGKAVFIKSRNLNLTKSLEEKELLALYENINSLIKEKSFDKIKEIYKNNELIPSFFVLANIFKKHGFKPLDIEIDSEVPKNLGSSSAVFSAISLGALKCLTENFSKKDVSDFAYCGDVIAHGGTPSGIDNNAVAFGGYVKYRKSEGINPLAIDFKIPLLIVDSGEKSKTSRTVSYVREQAEENPEFVGSVLDSLDNISKKALKVLDLQDLNAFGGLMTEYYEELKKLNISTPKLDKIVEIALKHNALGVKPTGAWGGGCCLALMRNQEDIFKLKEIFAQNGFKSFQAKIGVKGVKTI